Below is a genomic region from Thermoproteales archaeon.
AAGCATCGATAAGATATGACTATGAATAAAATGGTTTTGGCTATAGCTATAATAGTTGGAGGAGATGAACTGTCCATTTTACAGTAAATTGGCCAGCAATCAAATACTATTCAAAAGATAAAATAAAAAATTATCATTTTACTACAATGCTTTTAACTCCAGCGCCAGCAAAAACCCATAGTTCAAGCACTTTATAAGCTTCTATTATATCCTTTGCAGTATACTTGACCGTTACGCCGTCAAGGCGCTCCGATCCTGGCAATAAAGAAGTAACGTCAGCATATCCCGAGCTTACAAACGATACTTCTATGGTTACCGGAGCATCAGCTTTTAAAGCTTTAACTTCGCCACGCTTAAGCTTGGAAACGGCATCCTTAATAGAATCCTCAAGCTCTTTTTTAAGAGATTTTAAGCTGGGGCTCTTAGCTGAATATCTAGAAAAGGCCTTTTTGAAAACTACTTTTTCAGCCCATGGAGTAAACTTTTCCACATCTTCCAGAAGCTTAGCATCGCCTGCAACTAATATCACGGGAACTCCAAAATGTCCAGCATAGTAAGCGTTTAAAAGGTACTCGCTGACTTCAATTCCATTTATCTTAACGCTACGAACCAAAGAGCCACTATAAGTGTGGTCGAAAGTGGCTCTCAATGTTTTAGCCTTAGCGTGATATCCCAAAAATAGCACAGCATCTGAGCCTTCCACATCTACTATCATGCTTGTTGGACGTGGGAAGCCTCTGATAAGCTCGACGTATTCTGGCAAATTTTCGATCTTTACGTTCACCATGGGGCCATGACTGTCTGCAACTACTATCTCATCGAAACCTTCATTTTTCAAAGTTTTAGCTACTGTTAAAACAAGCTCTGTGGCTATTCTTCTAGCTTCCTCGTAAAGAGCCTTACCAACGCTTAAATGCTCTACGCTAACTATAAAGGGCATACCTTCAAGATCTACCGAAATATATGCACGCATTTAACCACCAATGTATAAGATATTTGCGTCTTCAGCTAATAAATCTCACCAGCATAGTAGTCGCTTCAGCAAAGAGAAACCGATAGAGAAGAGCTATCTTAAACTGTAGTAATATTTTAAAAAGTAGGAAGAACCTCGATTAACAAATTTAAATTTTATTGAATCAAGCCAAGCTTTATAAGAGTCTCGGCGACGTCTGCAAGGCCGAGCTCTTCAAGCTTCGCCTTCGTTGGACGCCCTGTAGTCTTGTCCCATCCGCGTAATTCGTAGTATTCATCCAGTTCCTTTTCGAAATCTTCCTTGCTGAGAACCGTGCCTTTTGCTGGACCTATTGTTAGCGGTTCTTCGAACTTTCTTTCTGGAAGGTAATGCGTCATTTACCTAAACATCTTATAGAATTTATATCATTTTAAGTCAAAGATTTTCGTTTTATCCTTGGTAAGC
It encodes:
- a CDS encoding M55 family metallopeptidase, yielding MRAYISVDLEGMPFIVSVEHLSVGKALYEEARRIATELVLTVAKTLKNEGFDEIVVADSHGPMVNVKIENLPEYVELIRGFPRPTSMIVDVEGSDAVLFLGYHAKAKTLRATFDHTYSGSLVRSVKINGIEVSEYLLNAYYAGHFGVPVILVAGDAKLLEDVEKFTPWAEKVVFKKAFSRYSAKSPSLKSLKKELEDSIKDAVSKLKRGEVKALKADAPVTIEVSFVSSGYADVTSLLPGSERLDGVTVKYTAKDIIEAYKVLELWVFAGAGVKSIVVK